The segment CAGCACTGTGCCACGGCTGGAAGGCGAACGTAGTCACCCACATATACCAAAATTCAGTCTCGAAGAATTCTGGAGAAAGCCAATCTGTGATACAAGTAGCACCTAACTCATCTTCACTAGCTTGGGTGAGCTTTAGCAATTCCTGACGATTTTGCATCGAAAAGCCCATCGAACTTACCGGCACCTTCGCTCGTCGGCTATCAACCAGACGCGCCATAGAATTTGACTTGTGCTGCTCATTAAACTCCATCGTTTCGTCAAATACCGTTTTACCAGGCGAACTCAGGGAGGGAATCGACTTGAAAAGCTCCCAAGTGCATTCGTAATTGTCGGTCGTTAACATCCTTCCCCCGCGCAGGGAATAGCCATCTGTAGGGTTCCCGGCTCCATCCATACTTCCGCCCAGAAGGGGCTTTGCTTCTAAAATAAAAATATTTCCGCCAAGAATTCCGCCATCGCGAATCATGAAGGCGGCTGCTGCTAAAGAGCCGATACCACCACCTAACAAATAAGCATTAAATTTCTTAACCATGACAATTGACTCCCTGATGAGTTTGGTTTAATCGTGTCTTACGTCTTTTGTGAACCTAAATCTAAAGTTCTTGACCTGTTGGACGAATGATGATTTCATTCACATCAACATCATTGGGCTGCTCAATGGCATAGGCGATCGCACGAGCAATCAGGGCAAACGCACCTTATTTTTAGAATGCTTACTAGACAAAGGTTTCGCCCATTGTTTAGTTTTGTTAATAAATTTTGAAAGCCCTGCTGTGTAAGATGTTCAGGATTTTGGTGCGTTTGCCCTGCACGAGCAATGACATCTGCATCAATAGCGATCGCATAAAGTTGATTAATTCTTGCTGCTGTGTCTTTATCGGTAATGGTGGTAGTCAACTCAGTAGCAACCGCTCCTGGTGAGATATTAGTCGAACGGATTTCACCATTTGACTCTAGTCGCAGTCCTTCAGAGATTGCTCGCACTGCATACTTAGTAGCACAGTAGACTGCTGACCCAGGAAACACCTTATGTCCAGCCACGGACGATAGGTTAATGACGTGACCAGACTTTTGCTGACGCATAATCGGCAATACAGCAGCAATCCCATAAAGAACGAACATAGGATTTCCTGTCATTCATGCGACCTCGCATATATGGATCTACTGACTCTCGCATTTTTCCGTGAGTCTGTTGCTGTAGCTTAACTAGCTTGTAGCTGGATCAACGTTTTTGTCCCAGCAGCGTCACTAATCCGAACCGCTATCATCACACCGTTTGAGTTCTGTCCCGTTAAAACTTCAGTTGGTGAATCAATGGTGTGAGCGTATGTCACTTCATCTCGACCCACTTCAATCAGCAAATCATCCCCCTTTCCAGGACGATCATAAACCATTGCCATCAAAGGTGCGTTCTGAATCAGTTCTTCGTCACCGAGTTCTGAATTGATAATTTCGATTGAAATATGCCGTCCACGATTACCACTGGAAAACTGATCAAAAAATTCACCCCATCGCTCACGCGGCACAGATTTGCTGATGTCAATTTTACTTACCATGATGATTCCTTTAAACATCGACCGAATTTAAATATGCGTTATCCATAACCTTTGTAGAGATATAGCAATGCTACGTCTCTACATTGCTTTTCACCAGATGTCTAATGTTGGCAGATTAATAGTTCAAAGCCTTAAACAGGGACAGACAAGCTGATTTCATGACTGATTTTGCCTAGCATTTGCTTCGCCTGACTAACATCATCCTTGTTACCTGTCACCAGGATGATGAACTCGCCTGCTTGGATTTTAGTCTCGTACCTGAGTATCTCGTGCTTGGGTATTCCTAACCCGGATAACGCACCAGCCAGTCCGCCAACAGCAGCAGCACTAGCGCCACCAACAAGGGTTCCTTCCAACCAACCTGCCAATACTCCCACAATGGGGCCAGCAATGATGATCGGCGCGAATCCGGGAATAAATACCACTCCAGCCCCGGCTAAAATGCCAAATAAACCGCCGACGAAGCTACCCCAATAACCACCGCCTGCGGCCCCTGCTTTAGCTGTATCTTTCCAGGTGAGAAATCCCCGGACACTTTCTGTGGTTTGGTAGTCTTTACCAATGATTGAGAGCTTTTGCATATCGAAGCCTGACTTTTGTAGCTCCAATACAACCCTTTCTGCTTCTGCGTGGGAAGGGAAATGGGCAACAACGGTATGTGTATATGTCATGAATTTGGCTCTTGTATGTATGTCAAATAGTTCTCAAACAAGCTTGGTTTTACTTTTTCGTAGTTACCGCAGCAGCTTCAGCATCTAGTCTGGCGGCGATCGCTTCTAAGGTGGCTTTTTCAGCCTCTTCAATGGTGGCGATCGCTAAAAAGGTTGCTGTAGCTGCATGGTTTTCAGCTTTATCTGCCCGATGTTCAAGCTTCTTTACTTTGCGGCTCGTTTTCCATTCCTCGACATGGGACTTCACCTCAGATTCTTTTTCTTCAAATTGAGTTTTCAGCTTTGCTCGGTACTCGTCGAATTCTTGTTTTTTAGCATCCAGCTTTGTTTTCGCTTCTTCAAGTTGGGATTCAATCTCAATTTGAGTTTTTTTCGGCGCAGATTGAATACTTGCCTTCAGCGATTTTACCCGTTCTTCAACTGCTTCTAGATTGTCATGCAGATTTTTAGTGAAGTTATCAATTGCAGTACTCATGATAATTACTCTAGTATGTTTATTTTCTGAAATCTGGCTCTATGATCGTCAAGCTTAAAATTAAAGCTATGCTTGAGTTTTACCACACATTTAATATTTACAAATTTTGAAAAATATAACCTCTGCCTTTTGAATGTTTTAGTATAAGTTATACAATTCAAACCTTATTTAAATCGTCCTTAAAAATATTTTATATGGTGATGAGTTACTCTTTGCTGCTTTTGACAAGACTTGTGGGACTATTACAACAAGGTAAAGGTTAAAAAATCTCCAAGTAAAACTGAGACAATATGGTGAAAAAACTAGTATATTGTTGATTTAATTCTAGTAATCGCTTGATTTATTCTCATACCTAAGATGAAAAGGTGAGCTTTTTTAAATCAACCAAATAACCCTAGAAATCAAACATCACTTTGTTATATTGTAAGAGTATTCATACTTTAATTTTTTACTGATAATTTTCCCAAATCATAAAATTATATAGACAGTTTTATATGCTTGCCGCACTTTTGCATTTTATAAATTAGAGGTATTACCTATGAGCATCTCCCTAATACCTAAAGAGATAAAACCTAAAGAGGTAAAACCAAAGGAACTAAAGCCGAATGGACTGAGTAAGCTAAAAGCAAATAAATGGCTACTTGGGTTACTGATATTGATACCTATGATTGGTATTAGCTATCTTGCTTATCACCAACTGGTTGTAGTGCCTCAACAACAGGCAAAGAATAAGGTGCAAACGGCTTTAGTCAAGCGGAGCAATCTGCCAATCACGGTTTCTGCAAATGGGACGGTGCAACCCGAACGATCAGTAAATGTGAGTCCTAAAACGTCAGGGATTCTCAAGCAACTGCTGGTGAAAGAAGGTGATTCTGTGCAACAAGGGCAGATACTTGCTTATATGGATGACTCAAATCTTCAGGGGCAATTACATCAGGCTCAGGGGAATCTGGCTGCGGCTCAAGCAAATGTGCAGAAACTAGTAAATGGGAATCGTGTTGAAGATATTGCCACAGCACAGGCACAACTGGCTGAACAAGAGGCAAATCTCCAAAAATTGCTGAATGGAAATCGACTCCAGGAAGTTGCCCAAGCCCAAGCTCAGTTGAAAGATGCTCAATATGCCTTGCGTCAAGCTGAAGATGATCTGCAAAGAAATCAAAAACTCTATAGCTCAGGTGCGATCGCCCTCCAAAGTCTGAATACCTTCCGCACTAACCGCGATCGCGCCCAGACTCAAGTCAAGCAAGCAGAACAAGCTACTTCATTAGTGCGATCGGGGACTCGTCCAGAAGATATTACTCAAGCTAGGGCAGTGGTGAAGCAGAGACAGGAAGCTCTGGCGTTGTCTCAAGCGGGGTCACGACCGGAAGATATTCAGCAAGCCCGCGCTCAAGTGGCATCGGCTCAGGGGGCGGTGCAAATTATCCAAGCAAACCTCAACGATATGGTGATCCGCGCCCCCTTTAGTGGGATTGTTGCCCGGAAATTTGCTGATCCTGGCTCTTTTGTTACACCCACCACAGCAGGTAGTTCAGTTTCCTCTGCCTCATCTTCTTCCATCTTGGCTCTTGCATCCACGAACCAGATTGTTGCCGATGTGGCAGAAGCGAACATTGCCCAAATTCGTATGGGTATAGTTGCAACAATTCAGGCAGATGCTTATACAGGGAAAACCTTTACCGGAGAGGTGACGCAAATTGCCACCCAGTCAAGTGTTGTGCAGAACGTGACCAGCTTTGAAGTGAAGACATCAGTGCCAGATCCCCAAGGCTTATTGCGATCAGGAATGAATGTGACTGTGGACTTTAAAGCTGGAGAGTTAAAAAATGTCATAGTAGTGCCGACTGGGGCGATCGTGCAACAAAACAATGCTCAGGGTGTGTTTGTCGCCAAGGATCAAGGCGATTCGGTCTTTGTGCCGATTGTCGTAGGGACAACAGTAAATGACAAAACCGAGGTCAAATCTGGCTTAACTGGAAACGAAAACGTTTTACTCAGCTTTCCACCTGGAACTCGTAAGGTTTCTACAGCTAATGGCAGACCTTCATGAAAAAACTTACTAATTTACAGACAAAAACTCGTCCGCGCCGTTCGGGAAAGCGTAAGGTATCTTTCAGTGAAGTTTTGATCATGTCAGTCGAAACACTGTGGGGTAATAAACTGCGGACAGGTTTGACTATGTTGGGGGTGATTATTGGCATCTCCTCGGTGATTACGATTACCTCTGTGGGACAGGGCGTACAAAAGTCAACAGAGTTACAAATCCAAGCCTTGGGAACAAATGTGATGTTGGTTTCCGCAGGGGCAGCCAGAACAGGCGGTATCAGCCAAGGCGCAGGTTCAGCCAGTACACTAACCTGGGAAGATGCCCAGGCGATCGCCAAACAAGTCCCAGCCGCTAAATCGGTTTCGGCATTCTTACAACGTGGTTCAATTCAGGTCGTCCGGGGCAATACCAACATCGCCACGACCCTTTTAGGCACGGATTTGAACTACCCAACGATGAAAAATATTCATCCCCAAGTGGGACTATTTTTTAATCAAGGGGATTTAGATGCTGGGCGACCTGTGGCGTTTCTCGGTTCTAAGGTGCGAGATGAATTATTCAACGCAGACGAAACTGTGATTGGAACTGATTTGCGGATTCGGGGCAAGCGATACACCGTGGTTGGGGTGGCAGAATCAAAAGGAACATCGGGTGGACAGGATCTAGACGATCTGATTTATATCCCCCTTACCAATATGTCTGCCCAAATTGTGGGCAATAACGCCTTGACGGGTGTAGCAATTAATGGATTCTGGGTAGAAGCAAGTGATGGCGATCAACTGAACTCGGCTCAATTTCAGGTGACAAATATTCTGCGTCTACGGCATGGCATTCATCCTTCAGCCGTCGATGATTTTCGGATTATCAATTTAGTTGATATTATCAGCACTTTCAGCAATGTGATGGGGTCATTTACCTTGATGATCGGTGCGATCGCAGGTATTTCCCTGGTCGTCGGTGGCATTGGCATTGCTAACATCATGCTGGTTTCGGTGATGGAACGAACACGAGAAATCGGCATTCGTAAAGCTGTGGGCGCAACCGGCACAGACATTTTGAGCCAATTTTTAACCGAGGCGATCGTTATCTCCACGGTTGGCGGTGTGATTGGTGTGGGATTGGGTATCGGGTTCGCCTTTGCTGCCGCAACTGTGTTCAAATTTCCGTTTATTGTGCCGTTGTGGTCGATTGGGACAGGGTTTAGCCTTTCATTAGTAGTTGGCGTTCTGGCTGGCGGTATCCCAGCGCGGAATGCTGCCAAATTAGATCCAATTTCAGCACT is part of the Nostoc sp. UHCC 0870 genome and harbors:
- a CDS encoding DUF5335 family protein, whose amino-acid sequence is MFKGIIMVSKIDISKSVPRERWGEFFDQFSSGNRGRHISIEIINSELGDEELIQNAPLMAMVYDRPGKGDDLLIEVGRDEVTYAHTIDSPTEVLTGQNSNGVMIAVRISDAAGTKTLIQLQAS
- a CDS encoding general stress protein, whose amino-acid sequence is MTYTHTVVAHFPSHAEAERVVLELQKSGFDMQKLSIIGKDYQTTESVRGFLTWKDTAKAGAAGGGYWGSFVGGLFGILAGAGVVFIPGFAPIIIAGPIVGVLAGWLEGTLVGGASAAAVGGLAGALSGLGIPKHEILRYETKIQAGEFIILVTGNKDDVSQAKQMLGKISHEISLSVPV
- a CDS encoding efflux RND transporter periplasmic adaptor subunit; translation: MSISLIPKEIKPKEVKPKELKPNGLSKLKANKWLLGLLILIPMIGISYLAYHQLVVVPQQQAKNKVQTALVKRSNLPITVSANGTVQPERSVNVSPKTSGILKQLLVKEGDSVQQGQILAYMDDSNLQGQLHQAQGNLAAAQANVQKLVNGNRVEDIATAQAQLAEQEANLQKLLNGNRLQEVAQAQAQLKDAQYALRQAEDDLQRNQKLYSSGAIALQSLNTFRTNRDRAQTQVKQAEQATSLVRSGTRPEDITQARAVVKQRQEALALSQAGSRPEDIQQARAQVASAQGAVQIIQANLNDMVIRAPFSGIVARKFADPGSFVTPTTAGSSVSSASSSSILALASTNQIVADVAEANIAQIRMGIVATIQADAYTGKTFTGEVTQIATQSSVVQNVTSFEVKTSVPDPQGLLRSGMNVTVDFKAGELKNVIVVPTGAIVQQNNAQGVFVAKDQGDSVFVPIVVGTTVNDKTEVKSGLTGNENVLLSFPPGTRKVSTANGRPS
- a CDS encoding ABC transporter permease; translated protein: MKKLTNLQTKTRPRRSGKRKVSFSEVLIMSVETLWGNKLRTGLTMLGVIIGISSVITITSVGQGVQKSTELQIQALGTNVMLVSAGAARTGGISQGAGSASTLTWEDAQAIAKQVPAAKSVSAFLQRGSIQVVRGNTNIATTLLGTDLNYPTMKNIHPQVGLFFNQGDLDAGRPVAFLGSKVRDELFNADETVIGTDLRIRGKRYTVVGVAESKGTSGGQDLDDLIYIPLTNMSAQIVGNNALTGVAINGFWVEASDGDQLNSAQFQVTNILRLRHGIHPSAVDDFRIINLVDIISTFSNVMGSFTLMIGAIAGISLVVGGIGIANIMLVSVMERTREIGIRKAVGATGTDILSQFLTEAIVISTVGGVIGVGLGIGFAFAAATVFKFPFIVPLWSIGTGFSLSLVVGVLAGGIPARNAAKLDPISALHNE